Proteins encoded together in one Onychomys torridus chromosome 1, mOncTor1.1, whole genome shotgun sequence window:
- the Itpkc gene encoding inositol-trisphosphate 3-kinase C isoform X1 produces the protein MRRCPCRGSLSEAEAGALPAGARMGLEALRGGRRRQPGLQRPGPGAGGPTGRSERGGPQAWTEGSSLHSEAERTDLGPVRCPDDPQAESCGDGHAVCEAAGLGAESEKPSQNKELDGSNLQTLPERNGAGVEMEMAGSWTDGFRTDPHKSDLPSQPKRASLYIQPGLDESWTGLERLELWQTLPERDKPWADHLRTHLSTSQLQTHPDGVCPSPEPRADGPCEESSADGSRTPHDTDGPWTDSQTHASLIRQSTQTAWKQPGSNGFSTQDTDGAWIQPGIDGPWADSVLGESNGDDPLEEPEPGELVTNLCSHLGCNSLCPVPRLIITPETPEPEAQPVGPPSRIEGGTGGFSSASSFDESEDDLVAGGGGTSDPEDRSGSKPWKKLKTALKYSPFMVSFRKHHYPWVQLSGHAGNFQAGEDGRILKRFCQCEQRSLEQLMGDPLQPFVPVYYGMVHRDGQDFNQMEDLLADFEGPSIMDCKMGSRTYLEEELVKARERPKPRKDMYEKMVAVDPGAPTPEEHAQGAVTKPRYMQWRETLSSTSTLGFRIEGIKKADGTCNTNFKKTQAREQVTKVLEDFVDGDLGILRKYVARLEDLREALENSPFFKTHEVVGSSLLFVHDHTGLAKVWMIDFGKTVALPDHQTLSHRLPWAEGNREDGYLWGLDNLIRLLQGLAQS, from the exons ATGAGGCGCTGCCCGTGCCGGGGGAGCCTGAGCGAGGCGGAGGCCGGAGCACTGCCCGCCGGGGCCCGCATGGGGCTGGAGGCGCTGCGAGGTGGGCGGCGGCGACAGCCGGGACTGCAGCGACCTGGGCCCGGAGCGGGTGGCCCGACGGGACGGTCAGAGAGGGGCGGGCCTCAGGCCTGGACTGAGGGGTCCAGCCTGCACTCTGAGGCGGAGAGAACCGACCTCGGGCCTGTGAGGTGTCCGGATGATCCACAGGCAGAATCTTGTGGAGACGGGCACGCGGTGTGCGAAGCAGCTGGGCTAGGAGCAGAGTCGGAGAAGCCCAGCCAAAATAAGGAGCTAGACGGGTCCAACCTCCAGACACTTCCAGAAAGGAACGGCGCCGGGGTAGAGATGGAGATGGCCGGTTCCTGGACAGATGGCTTTCGAACTGATCCTCATAAATCCGACCTCCCGTCTCAGCCAAAGAGAGCCAGCCTCTATATCCAACCAGGGCTTGATGAGTCCTGGACCGGACTGGAAAGACTCGAGCTGTGGCAGACTCTGCCAGAGAGGGACAAGCCCTGGGCTGATCACCTCCGGACCCACCTCAGCACGTCCCAACTCCAAACTCACCCAGACGGAGTCTGCCCCTCACCAGAACCAAGGGCTGATGGCCCCTGCGAAGAATCATCCGCGGATGGTTCCAGGACACCACATGACACCGACGGCCCCTGGACAGACTCCCAAACTCATGCCTCCCTCATACGACAGAGTACTCAGACAGCCTGGAAACAGCCTGGAAGTAATGGTTTTTCAACACAAGACACTGATGGTGCCTGGATTCAACCTGGCATTGACGGTCCCTGGGCTGACAGCGTTTTGGGGGAATCCAATGGAGATGATCCATTAGAGGAACCAGAGCCTGGGGAGTTGGTGACTAACCTGTGCTCCCACCTGGGGTGCAACTCCCTGTGTCCTGTACCCCGCCTCATCATCACCCCCGAGACTCCTGAGCCTGAGGCCCAACCGGTTGGACCCCCATCCCGGATTGAGGGGGGCACTGGGggcttctcctctgcctcctcttttgaTGAATCTGAGGATGACTTGGTAGCTGGGGGCGGAGGTACCAGCGATCCGGAGGACAGATCTGGA AGCAAGCCCTGGAAGAAGCTGAAGACAGCTCTGAAGTACTCGCCCTTCATGGTGTCCTTCCGTAAGCACCACTACCCCTGGGTCCAGCTCTCTGGACATGCTG GGAACTTCCAGGCTGGTGAGGATGGTCGGATTCTGAAGCGTTTCTGTCAGTGTGAGCAGCGCAGCTTGGAACAGCTGATGGGAGACCCCCTGCAGCCTTTTGTGCCTGTTTATTACGGCATGGTGCATCGGGATGGCCAGGACTTCAACCAGATGGAAGATCTCCTGGCTGACTTTGAGGGCCCCTCTATCATGGACTGCAAGATGGGCAGCAG GACCTACCTGGAAGAGGAGCTGGTGAAGGCCCGAGAACGGCCCAAGCCCCGGAAAGATATGTATGAGAAGATGGTGGCAGTGGACCCTGGGGCCCCCACTCCTGAGGAGCACGCTCAGGGTGCGGTCACCAAGCCCCGATATATGCAGTGGAGGGAGACCCTGAGCTCAACTTCTACCCTAGGCTTCCGGATAGAAGGCATCAAG AAGGCCGATGGGACCTGCAATACCAACTTCAAGAAGACCCAAGCTCGGGAGCAGGTGACAAAGGTCCTGGAAGACTTTGTGGATGGGGACCTTGGAATCCTG AGAAAGTACGTGGCGCGACTAGAGGACCTCCGCGAGGCTCTGGAGAACTCCCCCTTCTTCAAGACCCATGAG GTAGTGGGCAGTTCTCTTCTCTTTGTGCATGACCACACCGGCCTGGCCAAGGTCTGGATGATTGACTTCGGCAAGACAGTGGCCCTGCCTGACCACCAAACGCTCAGTCACAGGCTGCCTTGGGCCGAGGGCAACCGTGAGGATGGCTACCTCTGGGGTCTGGACAATTTGATCCGCCTCCTTCAGGGGCTGGCCCAGAGCTGA
- the Itpkc gene encoding inositol-trisphosphate 3-kinase C isoform X2 — translation MRRCPCRGSLSEAEAGALPAGARMGLEALRGGRRRQPGLQRPGPGAGGPTGRSERGGPQAWTEGSSLHSEAERTDLGPVRCPDDPQAESCGDGHAVCEAAGLGAESEKPSQNKELDGSNLQTLPERNGAGVEMEMAGSWTDGFRTDPHKSDLPSQPKRASLYIQPGLDESWTGLERLELWQTLPERDKPWADHLRTHLSTSQLQTHPDGVCPSPEPRADGPCEESSADGSRTPHDTDGPWTDSQTHASLIRQSTQTAWKQPGSNGFSTQDTDGAWIQPGIDGPWADSVLGESNGDDPLEEPEPGELVTNLCSHLGCNSLCPVPRLIITPETPEPEAQPVGPPSRIEGGTGGFSSASSFDESEDDLVAGGGGTSDPEDRSGSKPWKKLKTALKYSPFMVSFRNFQAGEDGRILKRFCQCEQRSLEQLMGDPLQPFVPVYYGMVHRDGQDFNQMEDLLADFEGPSIMDCKMGSRTYLEEELVKARERPKPRKDMYEKMVAVDPGAPTPEEHAQGAVTKPRYMQWRETLSSTSTLGFRIEGIKKADGTCNTNFKKTQAREQVTKVLEDFVDGDLGILRKYVARLEDLREALENSPFFKTHEVVGSSLLFVHDHTGLAKVWMIDFGKTVALPDHQTLSHRLPWAEGNREDGYLWGLDNLIRLLQGLAQS, via the exons ATGAGGCGCTGCCCGTGCCGGGGGAGCCTGAGCGAGGCGGAGGCCGGAGCACTGCCCGCCGGGGCCCGCATGGGGCTGGAGGCGCTGCGAGGTGGGCGGCGGCGACAGCCGGGACTGCAGCGACCTGGGCCCGGAGCGGGTGGCCCGACGGGACGGTCAGAGAGGGGCGGGCCTCAGGCCTGGACTGAGGGGTCCAGCCTGCACTCTGAGGCGGAGAGAACCGACCTCGGGCCTGTGAGGTGTCCGGATGATCCACAGGCAGAATCTTGTGGAGACGGGCACGCGGTGTGCGAAGCAGCTGGGCTAGGAGCAGAGTCGGAGAAGCCCAGCCAAAATAAGGAGCTAGACGGGTCCAACCTCCAGACACTTCCAGAAAGGAACGGCGCCGGGGTAGAGATGGAGATGGCCGGTTCCTGGACAGATGGCTTTCGAACTGATCCTCATAAATCCGACCTCCCGTCTCAGCCAAAGAGAGCCAGCCTCTATATCCAACCAGGGCTTGATGAGTCCTGGACCGGACTGGAAAGACTCGAGCTGTGGCAGACTCTGCCAGAGAGGGACAAGCCCTGGGCTGATCACCTCCGGACCCACCTCAGCACGTCCCAACTCCAAACTCACCCAGACGGAGTCTGCCCCTCACCAGAACCAAGGGCTGATGGCCCCTGCGAAGAATCATCCGCGGATGGTTCCAGGACACCACATGACACCGACGGCCCCTGGACAGACTCCCAAACTCATGCCTCCCTCATACGACAGAGTACTCAGACAGCCTGGAAACAGCCTGGAAGTAATGGTTTTTCAACACAAGACACTGATGGTGCCTGGATTCAACCTGGCATTGACGGTCCCTGGGCTGACAGCGTTTTGGGGGAATCCAATGGAGATGATCCATTAGAGGAACCAGAGCCTGGGGAGTTGGTGACTAACCTGTGCTCCCACCTGGGGTGCAACTCCCTGTGTCCTGTACCCCGCCTCATCATCACCCCCGAGACTCCTGAGCCTGAGGCCCAACCGGTTGGACCCCCATCCCGGATTGAGGGGGGCACTGGGggcttctcctctgcctcctcttttgaTGAATCTGAGGATGACTTGGTAGCTGGGGGCGGAGGTACCAGCGATCCGGAGGACAGATCTGGA AGCAAGCCCTGGAAGAAGCTGAAGACAGCTCTGAAGTACTCGCCCTTCATGGTGTCCTTCC GGAACTTCCAGGCTGGTGAGGATGGTCGGATTCTGAAGCGTTTCTGTCAGTGTGAGCAGCGCAGCTTGGAACAGCTGATGGGAGACCCCCTGCAGCCTTTTGTGCCTGTTTATTACGGCATGGTGCATCGGGATGGCCAGGACTTCAACCAGATGGAAGATCTCCTGGCTGACTTTGAGGGCCCCTCTATCATGGACTGCAAGATGGGCAGCAG GACCTACCTGGAAGAGGAGCTGGTGAAGGCCCGAGAACGGCCCAAGCCCCGGAAAGATATGTATGAGAAGATGGTGGCAGTGGACCCTGGGGCCCCCACTCCTGAGGAGCACGCTCAGGGTGCGGTCACCAAGCCCCGATATATGCAGTGGAGGGAGACCCTGAGCTCAACTTCTACCCTAGGCTTCCGGATAGAAGGCATCAAG AAGGCCGATGGGACCTGCAATACCAACTTCAAGAAGACCCAAGCTCGGGAGCAGGTGACAAAGGTCCTGGAAGACTTTGTGGATGGGGACCTTGGAATCCTG AGAAAGTACGTGGCGCGACTAGAGGACCTCCGCGAGGCTCTGGAGAACTCCCCCTTCTTCAAGACCCATGAG GTAGTGGGCAGTTCTCTTCTCTTTGTGCATGACCACACCGGCCTGGCCAAGGTCTGGATGATTGACTTCGGCAAGACAGTGGCCCTGCCTGACCACCAAACGCTCAGTCACAGGCTGCCTTGGGCCGAGGGCAACCGTGAGGATGGCTACCTCTGGGGTCTGGACAATTTGATCCGCCTCCTTCAGGGGCTGGCCCAGAGCTGA